In a genomic window of Scyliorhinus torazame isolate Kashiwa2021f chromosome 5, sScyTor2.1, whole genome shotgun sequence:
- the LOC140419489 gene encoding uncharacterized protein — translation MGNPWKCGDCGKGFRAPSELETHRRIHTGERPFTCSQCGKAFSQLSNLQAHQRVHTGERPFTCSQCGKGFCDSSHLLRHQRVHTGEKPFTCSQCGKGFTQLSHLRIHQRVHAGEKPFACSQCGKGFTELSTLRRHQRVHTGERPFTCSQCEQRFIDLSALRQHQRIHTGERPFTCSQCGKGFSDSFTLLKHQRVHTGERPFTCSQCGKGFTQPSNLQTHQRIHTGETPFTCSQCGKGFTQLSTLKTHQQIHTGETLFTCSQCGKGLTRLSHLQRHQRVHTGERPFTCSQCGKGFTQLSHLQTHQRVHTGERPFTCCQCGKGFTQLSDLRTHQRIHTGERPFTCSQCGKGFTQLSTLQSHQRVHSGERPSTSQCAMGFLASAHLL, via the coding sequence aTGGGGaatccgtggaaatgtggggactgtgggaagggattccgagccccatctgagctggagactcatcgacgcattcacactggggagaggccattcacctgctctcagtgtgggaaggcattcagtcaGTTATCTAACcttcaggcacaccagcgagttcacactggggagaggccatttacctgctctcagtgtgggaaaggattctgtgattcgtcccacctattgagacaccagcgagttcacactggggagaagccattcacctgctctcagtgtggaaagggattcactcagttatcccacctgcgcattcaccagcgagttcacgctggagagaagccattcgcctgctctcagtgtgggaaaggatttactgagttatccaccctgcggagacaccagcgagttcacactggggagaggccattcacctgctctcagtgtgagcagAGATTCATTGATTTATCCGCCCTGCGGCAACATCAGCGaatacacactggggagaggccattcacctgctctcagtgtgggaagggattcagtgattcattcaccctgctgaaacatcagcgagttcacactggggagaggccattcacctgctctcagtgtgggaagggattcactcagccatccaacctgcagacacaccagcgaattcacactggggagacgccgttcacctgctctcagtgtgggaagggattcactcagttatccaccctgaagacacaccagcaaattcatactggggagacactgttcacctgctctcagtgtgggaagggactcactcggttatctcacctgcagagacaccagcgagttcacactggggagagaccattcacctgctctcagtgtggaaagggattcactcagttatctcacctgcagacacaccaacgagttcacactggggagaggccattcacctgctgtcagtgtgggaagggattcactcagttatccgacctgcggacacaccagcgaattcacactggggagaggccattcacctgctctcagtgtgggaagggattcactcagttatccaccctgcagtcacaccagcgagttcactctggggagagaccgtccacctctcaatgtgcgATGGGATTCCTTGCTTCAGcgcacctgctgtga